In the genome of Acidimicrobiales bacterium, the window CACCGTGTAGCGGTGCTTCTCGGTGGGCAGCGGCACCGGACCCCGGACCGTGGCCTGCGTGCGGACCACCGTCTCGACGATCTTCTTCGTCGACTGGTCGATGATCTCGTGGTCGTAGGCCTTGAGCCGGATGCGGATCTTCTGGGCCATTACTTGAGGATCTTCGTGACGCGGCCGGCACCGACGGTGCGGCCGCCCTCGCGGATGGCGAAGCGCAGGCCCTCGTCCATGGCGATGGGGTTGATGAGCTCCACCTTCATGGTGGTGTTGTCGCCCGGCATGATCATCTCGGTGCCCTCGGGCAGGGAGATGTGGCCGGTGATGTCGGTGGTCCGGAAGTAGAACTGCGGCCGGTAGTTGTTGAAGAACGGCTTGTGCCGGCCACCCTCGGCCTGGGTCAGGATGTACACCTGGCCCTCGAACTCGGTGTGGGGCGTGATCGAGCCGGGCTTGCACAGCACCTGGCCGCGCTCGACGTCCTCCTTCTTGGTGCCGCGGAGCAGGGCGCCGATGTTGTCGCCAGCCTGGCCCTGGTCGAGCAGCTTGCGGAACATCTCGACGCCGGTGCAGATGGTCTTGGTCGTGGGGCGGATGCCCACGATCTCGACCTCGTCGCCGGTGTTGAGGATGCCCTGCTCCACCTTGCCGGTGACCACGGTGCCGCGGCCGGTGATGGTGAAGACGTCCTCGATGGGCATGAGGAACGGCTTTTCGAAGTCGCGGTCGGGCTCGGGGATGTAGGTGTCGACGGCCTCCATGAGCTCGAGGATGTTGCCCTTCCAGGCGTCGTCGCCCTCGAGGGCCTTGAGGGCGGAGACCCGCACGATGGGGGTGTCGTCACCGGGGAACTCGTACTCGTTGAGGAGCTCGCGCACCTCGAGCTCCACGAGGTCGAGCAGCTCCTCGTCGTCGACCATGTCGGCCGTGTTGAGGGCCACGACGATGTAGGGCACGCCGACCTGGCGGGCGAGCAGCACGTGCTCGCGCGTCTGGGGCATGGGACCGTCGGCGGCGGAGACCACGAGGATGGCGCCGTCGACCTGGGCCGCACCGGTGATCATGTTCTTGATGTAGTCGGCGTGACCGGGCATGTCGACGTGGGCGTAGTGGCGGTTGTCGGTCTCGTACTCCACATGGGAGATCGAGATCGTGATGCCGCGCTGCTTCTCCTCGGGGGCCTTGTCGATCTCGTCGAAGGCCATCACCTGGATGTTGGGGTTGGCCTCGGCCAGCACCGTGGTGATGGCGGCGGTGAGAGTGGTCTTGCCGTGGTCGATGTGGCCCATCGTCCCGACGTTGAGGTGCGGCTTATTCCGCTCGAACTTCGCCTTTGCCATGGTGGCTCCTACATTCCTTTTCTGAGAGGGTGGATCGGTCGTGCGACCGGGAGGGTCACTCGCCCCGGACGCGGGCGACGATCTCTTCTGCGATCGCCTTGGGCACTTGCTGGTACGAGTGGAACTGCATGGTGTACGTAGCGCGGCCCTGCGTGCGCGAACGCAGGTCGGTAGCGTATCCGAACATGTCGGAGAGGGGGACCTGCGCCCTGATCACCATGGAGTTCCCGCGCTGCTCGCTCGCCTCGACCTTGCCGCGGCGGGCGTTGAGGTCGCCGAACACCTCGCCCATGTAGTCCTCGGGCGTGACGACCTCGACGGCCATGATCGGCTCGAGGAGGGCGGGCGCCGCCTTGCGGGCCGCCTCCTTGAACACCATCGAGCCGGCGATCTTGAACGCCATCTCCGAGGAGTCGACGTCGTGGGCGGAGCCGTCGGTGAGGATGGCCCGGACGTCGACGACCGGGTAGCCGGCGAGCACACCGGCGGCCAGCGACTGCTGGATGCCCTGGTCGACCGAGGGGATGAACTCCTTCGGGATGCGACCACCGGTGATCTGGTCGACGAACTCGTAGCCGCCGCCGGGACCGGTGGGCTCCAGGGTGATCACCACGTGGGCGAACTGGCCCGAGCCACCGGTCTGCTTGACGTGGCGGTACACGACCTTCACGGCCGGCGCGGTGATCGTCTCGCGGTAGGCGACCTGGGGCTTGCCCACCGTGGCGTCGACCTTGAACTCGCGGAACATGCGGTCGACCAGCACCTCGAGGTGCAGCTCGCCCTGGCCGGAGATCACGGTCTGGCCGGTCTCGTCGTCGGTGCGGACCTGGAAGGTGGGGTCCTCCTCCGCCAGCGCCATGAGCGCCTTGGACAGCTTGTCCTGGTCGGACTTGGTCTTGGGCTCCACGGCCACGTGGATGACCGGCTCGGGGAAGTCGATGGCCTCGAGG includes:
- the tuf gene encoding elongation factor Tu — protein: MAKAKFERNKPHLNVGTMGHIDHGKTTLTAAITTVLAEANPNIQVMAFDEIDKAPEEKQRGITISISHVEYETDNRHYAHVDMPGHADYIKNMITGAAQVDGAILVVSAADGPMPQTREHVLLARQVGVPYIVVALNTADMVDDEELLDLVELEVRELLNEYEFPGDDTPIVRVSALKALEGDDAWKGNILELMEAVDTYIPEPDRDFEKPFLMPIEDVFTITGRGTVVTGKVEQGILNTGDEVEIVGIRPTTKTICTGVEMFRKLLDQGQAGDNIGALLRGTKKEDVERGQVLCKPGSITPHTEFEGQVYILTQAEGGRHKPFFNNYRPQFYFRTTDITGHISLPEGTEMIMPGDNTTMKVELINPIAMDEGLRFAIREGGRTVGAGRVTKILK